The Terriglobales bacterium genome includes the window GCTGTCGGCCAGACAAAGAGCAATGGCCATCACCTGCAACGTAACGGCTTACTGCCGCAGAGACTGCAGAATCAAGTGCGGCCGCTTTCCAATGACCTCGAACTCCGACTGCACCCTCTTTATAGCGGTTACACGCGCGGCATGATCGGGCACGACATGGTGATAATAGAAAGTCGTACCCTTCGTATTATGGACATCATTCGCGATGCGACAGGCCACCGCTAGCAATGAGGATGGTTTTCGCGCGAACCGAGTGAGAAGAAATCCAGGTGCGCCTGACACGCGTTTGTCAATGGGTTAGCGAATGCGGACAGCCCTGCAAAATCTTGAAAACAGTGACAAGGAATCCTTCCTGGAAATGGATTGGACCTGCCAATCTTCTTTGCGGTTTTCCTGTTTCTTCACTGCATCCACTAACTGCTGCAATGCGTCCGCAAGGGACGCGCTTTCTCCGTGATACAGCAACCATTCTCCATTCCGTGCGATGGCTTGGACGGTGTAATGTTCGTTGTTGCCGTCACCTGAATTCGTCGGGCGAGCGCTTACCGCTATCGTGAAAAGTAGAGACGTTGGCACAGTGGCTCTTCCTCGTCGAGTTATGAGGCGATTTGCGGTTCCATGGGTATGGGACCGAGATTGTCGTAAACCTCACTCGACCAGCGTTCTGCTTCTCTTCGTTGCTCTTGTGTCGGCGGATAGATCTGAATTGGTCCGTGTCGATTTGGGAGTTTTGAAAACGCTTCTTCATGTGCCATCACGAATTCCAGCGCGTGGGCAAATCGCACCGAGTGGTAATTATTACTGTAGCGTAGGCCGATGGCGTGAGACCAAAGGGGCCTTGGCCAATATTCGCAGACCAGATTCCAGTAGCCCCAGAGTGTGGATGCCCAGATTAAGAGAAAGTCGAGCGAGCCGTCGCTGCCGGCCTGGTATTCAATATGAATCAGCCCTGAGACGGAATCCGGCATGAATTCATCCCAGCTCTGTATTACGGCATATCCCAGGGCGCACTGAAGCTGAACTGTTGGTAGCAGCTGTGATTTGGCGATCAACATCATGCTTCCCCCTCACGGACACATAAGCCCCATGTTCCTAATTGTGTCGGGGAAGCGTACAAGACCAATTCCGCACGGGTATGACACTTGAGAAAGCGCGACAGCCAGGAAATGCAGCCGTGTACCGTTTCTTCCGTAAGGTTCAACTGATGGGCAATGTCGCGATCGCTCAAACCCTCTCTGACTAATCCGTAGATGGGACCGAGAACACCCAACTTTTCCCAATGGCAACGCATATCAAACCTCCCTTTATTTCGTCGACGGTGTTTCGCCAGCCTTCGCTGCCTCCTTCGAAATAGGGCGTAGCAACGCTGTAGACGCATGGCGGTCAAATGCTCGTTGCAGCAGTCGTAGCGGCGGCGCAACGAACAATTCGTAAAGTAAAGTTCTAAGTGGATGATCCATAACCAGCGGGGCCATCGCCTGTGCGGACCCCGGCCTCCCTTGCGATAGTCGCCCGGTTCAGATGGGGCTGATGACAATCGTTAGGACAACCTTCGTTATTCATGCGCGACCAGGCTTCTTCGTCAAGGAACCGCTCTTCGCTTCGTTCACGCGATCGAGAGCCATCTCCTGCCCGTTCGAAATCGGCTTTCATGATCTTTATACTTCGCCATAACTCTCGAGAAAACGCCGCAACATGATGGCCAAAGCTCTGGACAACACCATGAGATGCTCGCTGATTGAACTCGCCCGGTGGGTGCGGCAGCACAGTAATGGAAGTTGTAGCGGTAGGCATGTTACCTTCCCGGGGTGGTCGCTACGCGGTCGTTCGCTCAGGATCGCCCTATTTCGTAAGGTAACAATTTGCACTCAAGAGTTCTGAGCTATAGTGCTCACTTGGCCTTTAAGATCCGCGTCGGCCAGTCCATGAGTGTTGATAAAAACTGTTCGCTACTTTTGGAGCAGGAAGGTTCGTAGCGCGGCGTGCACTTGCAAAGTGCCGTTGTAATCGATAAGCCCCATTTTCCGAAAGCGATTCATGAAATAACTCACCCGGGACCGCGTGGTACCCACCATTTCCGCGAGAGTCTCCTGGCTTACCTTAATCAGGACTGGTTCGGGCTCCGTCCGTAGTCCAAACCCCGCCAGCATCAGCAGAATTCTGGCTAATCGTTTCTCGCTGGAACTGAAGATCTGGTCCACGAACTCCTGTTGCATCCGCACAATACGAAACAATAAATATGAAATAAAAAGTTTCGCAAAAGAGGAATCTTCATGAACGATTCGAACAAGGGCCGACCTTCTTACGCGGGAGATTGTAGAAGGTTCAATCGTCGTTGCGGTGTACGTCCACAGCGATTGCTGGGCCATGCAGCCCTCGCCGAAGAAATCGCCGTGACGCAAGAAGGCAATCACGGCTTTCTTTCCCGTGGTAGACGCAACGGTTAACTTCACCTTGCCATTCTGAATGTAATAAATCGCGTCGGCCTTATCACCTTGCTCAATGATCGTGTGTTTATTTCCGTAATCCTGAGTGGTTGCTTGGGCGTTCATCCTCTTGAACAGACCCAGATGATCGAAACTAAAGGGATTATCGGCCATGGTGACTCCTGAACCGGCGTGATCCAGTAACTGGTTAAGCTTACTAGTCAGGGTGCTTGCTTACGCTGGTCAATAGTGCTCAGTGGGAGATGTGAAAAAGGGTAAAAAGAGCAGGTCTTCTTCGTCTGAATCGCAAAGTGTTGGCTAAAACGGCTGGGAAATTGTTACTAAGGGTTCGCTACTCCGCTCTCTCCGTTGGTCTTGGCTAGTACCCGATATTGGCTGAGGTTCAGATCTGCCTTCCGGAACCGCGAGGTGGGGCAGCGGACGGGCGGCGAACAACTTTTGACAAGGCTTAGCCAGCCAGCGTGCCCAGCGAGCGGACCATGCAATTCGGGCGCTGTCGCTGGCAATGCCAGTGTCGGCATACATTTGGCGGTAGATCTTGGAGATCAGCAGGAAAGCCAAGCGGCTCTTGAAGGCTTTTAGGAATTGGGAACGCTTCCAAATGAAATGCAGGCTGTAATATCGGTCCCAGACGGCCTGCGTACACTTCCGGATTTCCTCCGCAGACATAACCGGATGAGGAATATAGAGTTTTGGCCGCAGGGAGTTTGGGATAAGCCAACGCCTGGTTATGGGTACGCCTGCCACACTCAGGACGTCACCAGCCATCGAAGCTTCCCATTTCTTGAAATCTACAGTACCGGGAAACGGTGTCAGCATGACAAACTGCGCAAACGCGAGGTCCGCCCTTTGGGCAATGGAGACAGTCGCCGCGAACGTTTCTGGCCGATCGCTCGGCAGTCCGAAGATGAATGACCCAAGCACGTACACGCCGTGCTGTCGAAAGGTCCGTAGTCGTTGGACGAGACTTTCTCCTGCCGAGTTGAAATTTTTGTAAATATCTTTCAGCCCTTCGGGAGTGACCGACTCTACTCCGACGAGCGCACCTTTGATATGCCCCGCACTCATGGCGTCCAGAAACTGCGGGTCTTCTGCCGCCTCCATCGTGATCTGGGTGAAGAAAACTGTGTCAGGCGGAAGTTGCGCCAGCCGCGACATCAGTTCAAAGCGTTCTTCACGAATGCGAGTGAGTTCCTGTAGCCGTTCCGGATTATTACGAGACGCCAGTTCGAGATCGGCAAGACTCACCGGATAAAAGTTGTCGTCGGCTAGAGCGATGTAGCGAAAACCCAGGCGCCGCAATTGGACGATCTCTTCTATGACTGAATCCGAGGAACGTTGCCGAGGACGTTGGCCGTCTGTTCGCCATACTGAGCAGAAAGAACAGTGCTTAGGACAACCGCGGATCGTTTGCACCGATGCCCACATGTAGGATTTGCGCGGAATCAGGTCCCAGCGAGCGGGCATAAGATCCGAAGCTTCAAGTCTTCCCCCGTCGTAGATATGGCGTGGATACCCATTCGCGCAGTCATGCAGTGCCTCCGCCCAAACGCGGTCTCCGTCACCCTTAACCACAGCGTGCGCGCCCCCCAACTCATGCGCCTCTTCGGGGTAGAGAGTTGCGTGAATCCCGCCGAATATTACGTAAGCGCCACGCTCGCGTGCAGCCGTGCCGATTTCATAACCGCGCAGCGCGTTGCCCGTGTGGATGCTAACGCCGACCGCGTCGCCTTTCTGGATTTGTCGCGGATCAAGCCGTTCGAGAGTCTCGTCCACAAGAACCGGATCGCCGAAAGATTTTGGGGTAGCCGCAGCAATGACGTACAGCCACCTGGGCGTAATGACCGCAGTTCCGAACGAAACGTCACTCGGATTGATAAGGTGGACTGTCATCTATGAAATCACTCTCTTTTTGCTCACGACCACATCTTCCAAATGAATGAAGTGGTCAATTTTGATCACCTTTGTAGGATGCGAGTTCGAGGAACTCTGTGGTTTTCACAACCAAATTTGATCGCATGAGCAGCCGTGATCAGCGCTTAGCCGGATGCCCGCCATCAAAACCGGAGACGAGTGAAGACGCATTATTCTGTTATTTTCGAGTTCCATTACGGTCTCTTCGTGAGGAAGTGTTCACCTGAGGAAAAGGAATGGATGGCCGCAGCTTCATCGTCTCCAATATCAAAGATGGCATAGAGTCTGGTGATCTCCAAAAGCGTGCGAACCTTACTTGTCAGATTCAACAGCTTCAACTCACCACCTGAATTACGAATTTTGGTGAATGCAGTAACGAGTTCGCCTATACCCGAGCTGTCTATGTAGGGGACGTCGCGCAAATTCAACAGGACCAACTTGCGGCCAGCAGCAATAAGTCCGCCGATCACTTGCTTGAGGGCTGCAATATCTTCGCCCAGAGTAATACGTCCCTCCATGTCGAGGATCGTTATGCCATCAACGTCGCGAGAATTGATCTTCATTCGGTTTCGAGGTTCCTCTACCTTTTGTAAGCTTCCGTTGCGGTTGCGGCTCTACGGGCACGCAATTGTTCACCACTGGGAAACCATGACTTACTAATCCTGCCATGCCCCCGGAATTACATACTGTTCAAAATTGCTCACTCACGATTCTTGGGGCGGATGCTCTTGGAGAGTATTCCGAAGACATACTCCAATGGTCAATTTGGTAATCCGGCCATGCTTTCCGTCCCTGCCAAAACCGGACGCGTAAATCCGCCAAGAGAACAAAGTCGAGAGATTAGTGCCGATCACTATCTCACGCACAAGTGCACACCGAGGGCGGCTATCACTGATTACCGAAAATTCAACTATCCGCAGGTCTTAGCGTTTCAGAGACGGGGCGTCCTGTTCGCCGACAGTTCCGTATCGTCGTCTTTTAGACTCCTCGCTTCGCCAACTTCCGAACCGCGGCAACGCCTGCAATTCGTCAGGTGGTCCTGCAACGCCTTCCGATCGTTATCGGTTTTGTTGTCTCAGCAAGACGACATCCGGTCCTTTCCGCATGCTCTGCTCAGGATGTTTGGAGGATTGGCCGCGTCTCTTGGCTAGAACTCTGAGTTCATGCGAGATCGCAACCAGTGCGATGTTACGTAGCCGTTCAGCAATTGCACATCCAATGTAGGTTACCCCCTTCAAAGTGTGTTTCTGCAAACCACAAGCTCCACGCCTTATTTTCCTCGCTCAGATTGGCGTGCGGCAAGCAAGGGCAGACAAGTTTGAGGGAAATATCACGGCTTCAGGAGGTAAGGTTGGAGTGGCATTCGGTTCCAATTCCGTCATAGTGTGCCCTGCTTTGTATGCGTTGCTTCGAATTGAGCAATGCTCTGGCCCGGGGTGAATACATGGAGTGCTGCGACTATGCCGCTTTCGTTTTCGGTGAAAAAACAGCCAGGGAGAAATCAATGACGTATCGGACCGGGTTGGCGCAAAAAAGGCAGGGGGTTTCCTGGATTTCCTGTACGTCTTCACTTAGTACGCTCAGTGGAAACGACCGCAAGCATTCCGCGCAGGTCAACACGATGAAAGGAACGCCGTTTAAATCTTGCCCGTTCCGGGGCACCCAGACTGGAGCCGACTGCCGGTGATGGTTTATCGCCCGTGATGTCGCGGTTCGAATCAATTCGGCAACCGCGCGCAAGAGTTCTTCCGGACGATGTCTGCCTTTGCCATAAAAGGCATCGGCAATGACTCCACCGGGAACCTGCTCCCCGGACTCGTAAGCACCGCTGATCGCGACCACAGGGATTTCCGGGAAGCGGCGGCGCACCACGGAAAGGAATTCAAATCCTGACATCTGCGGCATGTTCAGGTCAGAAATGATGACGTCTGGAGTCGTTTTTTGCAGCTGCAATATGGCATCGAATCCATGTATGGCAGTATTGACCTCGTATCCAGAAGCCCTCAGCAGTAGGGCGACGCTGTCGCGGATGCTTTGCTCGTCGTCTACAACGAGGATCAAGTGTTTGGAATCATTCATAACCGTCATCTTTTTTCTCCACAAAGTGGGGGACAGAACTCCTCTTGAAACGAATACGATCTATCGAATTCCCACCACTAACCCGATCTTGCCATCTTCCGCAACTCACGTCTGGTCAGAATTGACCGATCGCCGACAAAAGGTTTTTTGAACGCATTAGCGGTCTTACAAATTGTTGATGGAGACGGACAGCGCCGGAGGCCAAACGCCGGAAGGTTGGGCCTTTGCATGACTTTGGCTATGGGCCAGCGTGACCGGCTGTTGGTGTATTCCCACGTCTAGCGGTCAATATTGATCAGCATCTGAGCGCTGAAGATTGGATGCTGCTCATGCCGAAACTTGGCGGCACATTGTCTATGCCAGTCTACGAACACACGCTCTAGAATTGAGGCCTCCAATGTTGTCTATGTCCTGGTTCTCAGCTCGTGATTCTGTAACTTTACTGCTCCTCGCCTGGAGCGCGGCGATTGCAGTTTTCGCTGCCGTGGCGAAAAAAAGGGGCCGTGCTGTTGGTCCAACGAAGCGCGGCAAAAGGGACCAAGATCATAGCAATTGCGGAGCGCCATGGTTTTCCTACCGCCGTGGGGATTGGAAGTGCTTCGCCGCATGAAAACCCGATTCGTTGCCGCCACCGTCGAGCAACGCTTCATGGCGGCAGCACCGCAACTAATGATCGGGGATCGAGCTTATGATAGCGATCTGCTCGATCAGCAGTTGCGACAGCAACATGGCATCGAGTTGATCGCGCCACACAAAGTCAACCGCAGCAAGCCCAAACCAGTCTCATCGCGTCAAGTATGCGAGGGGCGCCTGTACACAGAAAAGCTCGACTCGTGTTGCTATGCACGAAGAGCCTGTATGGGTCGGCCCTGAGCCAATACAGCCGCGTCAAGATTCCCGCGGAGCGATCGGCTCCGAATGGCACGAGAAGATTGAATACCGTTCCGTCGGGCTTAGCGAGGTTTCGGCTCGTTTCATATCGGCCAGGAGACGCCTGGTCTGATCGCCACATTGATCGGACGTTCGAAGGAGGCACGGAAGGTCAATTCCATCTACGGCGAGGGCGTGAATCCACTGATGCGAAAAATCAGGGAGGGATTGGAACTGCTCGGCTGCCTGCCGATGTTCTCATGAACCACGGAAACAAGCGCGTCGTGAAGAAAGAATGGAACTGGAAGACTCAGTCAAGAGCAGCTTCTGCGCATGGCAGCCAATTGCCCAAGTTGCCGCTTCGGTGCCCGCTACGGCTTTATTCCCCGGTTGTACTCCTCTTGTTAATTCGGATTGGCGGCGGGCTTGGAGTCGGTTCCATCGTGCTCTTGTTGCTGGGTACGCAGTGGTACGTTCTGTTTAATGTCATCGCCGGTGCGATTGCGATTCCTACCGATCTGAAGGAAGCCTCTGAAGTGTTTCAGTTTAAGAAACGAGAGAAGTGGCGAACCCTAATCTTGCCGGGCATCTTTCCGTATCTGATTACCGGATTAGTGACGGCGGCTGGTGGGGCCTGGAACGCAAGCATCGTAGCTGAGTATTTTCACTTCAAAGGGCAGACTATTTCGACCGTTGGCTTAGGTGCAACAATTAGCCGCGCCACAGACTCGGGAAACTTCCCACTGCTTTTGGCAGCGACGATAACCATGGCCGCGATTGTAGTAACGGTCAATCGAACGGTGTGGCGGCCAATGTACCGGTTGGCAGAGACGAGATATAGGCTGGACAGCTAGATTGCATCTTGAGACCACTGAAGAATTGAGATTTACATTTCTAAGTCTCGCTACGCTGCGAATAACTTGCGGCGTGCGCCTTTCGAGACAGCAACCACAGCGGGATGACTGAGCTTGCGCTCAAGCGAGATCGCGTAATACCGGGTGCGAATCGAGGCTACACGAGCACCTCCAGCCCATTCTCTTTCTGCAATTTTCTTTCGAGAACACTCGGCACTGGAAAGATTTCAGTGCCTGCTTCGCCAAATTCCCTCAGCAAAGCGAAGTTTTCAAATTCCCCCAGTTGGATCGGGCGTAGGGCTTGTCGACGTAGCCATTCGTCCAAGTCGCGTCGAATGGCCGTGTTGTCGGCGGGGGGCAGAAGCGGTAGATCGTTGAGGGAATGAGGAAACCTGCCTCGGCATCGCACCGCCACAATGGGCGCTGCCATAAAGGTGGTGCCCGTCTCTCCCAGCAGGTGATTGTAAGCTCGGACC containing:
- a CDS encoding STAS domain-containing protein; its protein translation is MKINSRDVDGITILDMEGRITLGEDIAALKQVIGGLIAAGRKLVLLNLRDVPYIDSSGIGELVTAFTKIRNSGGELKLLNLTSKVRTLLEITRLYAIFDIGDDEAAAIHSFSSGEHFLTKRP
- a CDS encoding Crp/Fnr family transcriptional regulator, which encodes MADNPFSFDHLGLFKRMNAQATTQDYGNKHTIIEQGDKADAIYYIQNGKVKLTVASTTGKKAVIAFLRHGDFFGEGCMAQQSLWTYTATTIEPSTISRVRRSALVRIVHEDSSFAKLFISYLLFRIVRMQQEFVDQIFSSSEKRLARILLMLAGFGLRTEPEPVLIKVSQETLAEMVGTTRSRVSYFMNRFRKMGLIDYNGTLQVHAALRTFLLQK
- a CDS encoding ABC transporter permease subunit, encoding MNHGNKRVVKKEWNWKTQSRAASAHGSQLPKLPLRCPLRLYSPVVLLLLIRIGGGLGVGSIVLLLLGTQWYVLFNVIAGAIAIPTDLKEASEVFQFKKREKWRTLILPGIFPYLITGLVTAAGGAWNASIVAEYFHFKGQTISTVGLGATISRATDSGNFPLLLAATITMAAIVVTVNRTVWRPMYRLAETRYRLDS
- a CDS encoding radical SAM protein, with translation MTVHLINPSDVSFGTAVITPRWLYVIAAATPKSFGDPVLVDETLERLDPRQIQKGDAVGVSIHTGNALRGYEIGTAARERGAYVIFGGIHATLYPEEAHELGGAHAVVKGDGDRVWAEALHDCANGYPRHIYDGGRLEASDLMPARWDLIPRKSYMWASVQTIRGCPKHCSFCSVWRTDGQRPRQRSSDSVIEEIVQLRRLGFRYIALADDNFYPVSLADLELASRNNPERLQELTRIREERFELMSRLAQLPPDTVFFTQITMEAAEDPQFLDAMSAGHIKGALVGVESVTPEGLKDIYKNFNSAGESLVQRLRTFRQHGVYVLGSFIFGLPSDRPETFAATVSIAQRADLAFAQFVMLTPFPGTVDFKKWEASMAGDVLSVAGVPITRRWLIPNSLRPKLYIPHPVMSAEEIRKCTQAVWDRYYSLHFIWKRSQFLKAFKSRLAFLLISKIYRQMYADTGIASDSARIAWSARWARWLAKPCQKLFAARPLPHLAVPEGRSEPQPISGTSQDQRRERSSEPLVTISQPF
- a CDS encoding response regulator, which produces MTVMNDSKHLILVVDDEQSIRDSVALLLRASGYEVNTAIHGFDAILQLQKTTPDVIISDLNMPQMSGFEFLSVVRRRFPEIPVVAISGAYESGEQVPGGVIADAFYGKGRHRPEELLRAVAELIRTATSRAINHHRQSAPVWVPRNGQDLNGVPFIVLTCAECLRSFPLSVLSEDVQEIQETPCLFCANPVRYVIDFSLAVFSPKTKAA